CTGCTCCCGGGCCCGGAGTAGTAGTCCTCCTGCACCTCGTCCCCGTGGCCGCCCCCTGAGGTCGAGGGCCTCTTGGGGTTTGGGGGCGGCCTCACCTGCAAGTAGCCGCTACTTCTGTAGCCGCCCCGCGGATGGTGGGCCAGAAGCAGCGGCTGCTGCGGGCCCCCAAACCCCACGCGGCGGTGGAAGTTGCGGTGGCAGCCGCAGGCGGCGCACTTGAGGGAGGAGTCCTCATCGCCGCCTGCGGGGAGAAACTCCCCGCAGCCGTCGATGGCGTGGGCGCTGATGCCCACGGCTTGGTTCTTCAGGCACTCCTTGTAGCGGACTGATAGTTCAGTGCTGTATCCTAACTCTTGCTCCTCTTCTTGGTCTTCATACTCCATTAGTTTCTGCTTAAATTTGGCATCTTAATTAATATCATATCACctatatatatagtactaataCACTGTTTTTTTTTGCTTCAATATGTGCCCTAGGAGTAAGTCACCGGTTACCTATACCTTGGGTTTGATTTTGTCTTAATTTACTTTGTGTTTTGGGGTACAATTTTTTAGTTTAGGGTGGTCAATTGGATAAGATAATGTCATAGTGGACAAAATTACTCTTCCTCAGGATATATGTCATCCTATATATACTTTTTTGGTATTTTAtacaaaataattattaaatttatatttctaACTATGAAGAGTTATACAAATGACTCACTTACCCCTTAAAAGACCTTATGTATAGATGAGATATGATAATTGCTATACACGCAACAACAACAGAAAGGGATGACCAGGCCCGGCCCTGGGGGGGGTCGAGCAGTGCCCCCGTCCCGGGCCCCCAAAACGTTGGGgcctccaaaatccaaatacatacATGAGTATATACAT
This DNA window, taken from Salvia splendens isolate huo1 chromosome 18, SspV2, whole genome shotgun sequence, encodes the following:
- the LOC121776312 gene encoding zinc-finger homeodomain protein 2-like isoform X2 — protein: MEYEDQEEEQELGYSTELSVRYKECLKNQAVGISAHAIDGCGEFLPAGGDEDSSLKCAACGCHRNFHRRVGFGGPQQPLLLAHHPRGGYRSSGYLQVRPPPNPKRPSTSGGGHGDEVQEDYYSGPGSSGAKKRFRTKFTAEQKERMLRLAERLDWKIQKQDEDLVQQFCGEEGIKRHVLKVWMHNNKHTLGKKTLN
- the LOC121776312 gene encoding zinc-finger homeodomain protein 2-like isoform X1 → MEYEDQEEEQELGYSTELSVRYKECLKNQAVGISAHAIDGCGEFLPAGGDEDSSLKCAACGCHRNFHRRVGFGGPQQPLLLAHHPRGGYRSSGYLQVRPPPNPKRPSTSGGGHGDEVQEDYYSGPGSSGAKKRFRTKFTAEQKERMLRLAERLDWKIQKQDEDLVQQFCGEEGIKRHVLKVWMHNNKHTLEKPEAFCTAFIACVIGRISNSVLLFFFTLAFIGRNFKPIHLFPLLSSF